ACTGGTGGTATTAACAAGATGATTATAAATAGAATCGAGAATTTGTAAACTTGAAACTACAAAATCCTCAAgtgaatttaaaacaatatCTCTCCCATTTTCCTTACCAATTGACGTCAATAGTGAATTATAAGTAATAACACTATTTTCAAATCCACCATTAGTAATAACACCATTTATAGGGTTAGCTGTGTTATGATTATTAATTGAGTTATTTGTGGAAATGTTGGAGGGTTTTAGAGTGGGCGAGACTCCGAAAAGTGTATAAAAGAATTTTGAGTAGAATGAGTAAAAGACGTTGCCGTAAAACTCAAAGACGAACTTTGTGGCCATGTTTGACCTGTCGAATTTGAGGAGTCTTTTGTGGTTACAGAATTTAGAACATTTTGAGTACAGTTTCGAGGTCAAAAGGTCAGTTTTAACCTTAAGTTTATAAGCCTTTAACACCAACGCTGCGTTCATATTTCGCTTCATTTGTTTCAGTTTACAGCAGTTCTCGGGGTTTGTAACGGAATTTGACAAAGAAGGAATGGTATAGGAGTGAGaattttttgatttttgATTCGATTCTAGGGTCTTAACCACTGGTGAGAACAGGTGCTTAAGCATGTTTTCACCATATACAAATGGATATTTCCTGTTTCTACCAGTATTACTAAGGGCAGTAACGTGTTCCAGAACTGACCTTGCAAATGGTGACAATGTACTCAGTTTAGTATTGTAGCCCCCCTCGAGAACACTCACTATTCTTCCTTCGCAAACGGTGTTAGCTACAGTAACCAGGAGCTCAGTTACGTAGTTAAAGTCCTTCTCGGTATAACGTGTGAATCCATAGCTCACAGAATCCCTGTAATGACCGTCAAATCCTGCAGAGATGAAGATAAGGTCAGGTTTGAAGTGATACAAATATGGACATATCTTAGTCTCAAAAAGCAGCCTAAACTCAGCTGAGGTTGTACCCTCAGGAACGGCCACGTTTATTATGTTAGGCCGGTTTTCTTCCTGGTAAACAATGCTCTGGTAACCAGTTCCTGGGTAAAAAATGCCGTCATAAGCGTGAATCGATGCGAATAACACCTCATCTCTGTCATTTTCATCACGCCATCCAAACCATTTCTTATGCTACAGCAtttataaacttaattaattttaattgaataattattcttaaattaaaagttaaataatactaagtgaaggtaaaataatggtAAATTAGAGAGTAATTATAGATAAAATAagactaaaattaaactaaatacgtataaaataactgtGATTAAGACTAATTAAGGTTagaaaatactataatGTGTTGATTATTAGGTTCTTTGGAGATAAGGTTGGGTTCTgtgtttatattaaaacGGTCAATATTGACTTTAACGTTTTTTGGTCCGATATTTCTCACGATTTGTTCAGTGCCGTTGCCGTGATGGACATCAAAATCCACGATGGCAATCCTTCGAATTCCTTTAGACGCGTACATATATTTCGCGTAAGCTGCTCCAATAGCCACGttatttatcaaacaaAACCCTTGTGATCCAGCCCTAATTCATAATACACCATCCTAAATACCCAACtacataatataatacattaactatatagtattaatcataaaatatattttattatagatatattaactatattatcaagtatacaatattaactatataaagtatagtattacacagaatattaagtatataactaagtaataaaGGATAAAATGAGTTAAAACAATACGCAAAATCTTCGTCCTCGTAGCTGTTTGACTGAGCAGCTCCCCAAGTTCCGAGGTGGTGACCAGGTGGTCTCACAGCACAAAACGCGTTCCTGCACTGGTTAGTACACACAGCATCAACCGCAGTCAACACTATAATCATAATCATACTCAGtcaatagtattatatacatcAATGCAatatggtatataattcttCTAAAGTTAGGTAGAAATTAATAGTAACtgggaaaaaataaattttaaagttgatTGGTCtagaaataaaaatagaaTCATTTTAAGTGAGtaactaataataaaaccAGTATAGTTGTTATAACAAGAATCAGGTGGATACAATGTGAAATTACCTGAACCAGCGGCATAAAGAGCTGCAGACCAAGAGTGGGGAGTAACTGGAGTATCACCATCGGCTAAAACAGGCCAATACGGATGAGTATCCCAGCGTTTCTGGGCAATTTGAACCTGGTCGAGCAGCTTGTCTATATAGGCCCAATCGTGAACCCTTAAAACATCAGCCATAGATGCTGGGGGAGGAGAGTGAATAAGTTTAACGTTTTCCAAAGTATCACTCCTCAAAAGTCCATTATCATTGCTGATAATCACCTCAAGTCTCGTCGGATTCTCAGGATAAGTCATTATAAGTCTATACCGCTTATTAGGAAAGTCAGTTGGCTCAGGAATTGCCAAATGATGAAGACAAGTTGGGTGAGTTATTATCCAAGTTTTCGTGATATCTCCACGTGGTTTCAGTGATCCTAAAGTGATATTACATCTTGGCAAACATACGATTGTAATTTCCAATCAAGCTAGAAAGGAAAGAATCAGACCCTAAATGATAAGTTTGAGGTCCTAATTCAGTCTCCTTGGTACTTAACCTGACATCAGAATGAGGTATTCCACAGCCCTTAAAATATGACTGTTCATTCCCTAATccattatataataatttattcaataattagctagtattatatactatattttgtaataattagataaattataactaaaattaacactaaattaatagtctaataaagaaaattaatCCTAGCTAACAACTAAAAAATACGTTTATTgtgttttttataattgGCAGAATCCTTTACAGTATTGCTTTTGGGATTGTCATAAAGGCTTGTAAGTGTGAAGTTGACAGTATTGATGAAATAGTCCTTGTTATTCATCATTGTTGCAAAGTTTATAAATCTGTGCATAAAGCAGGGATTTGAAATCAAATGGTAGGTAATTGCTGAATTGTAGGACAAAAGTGCGATCAAACACTCCCATGAACTTGACTTAATGCTTCGGTACACAAGTTGCTCAAATAACATCAAAAACTCATCAAACAACGTTTTAATAGACTGTCGAGACATTCCTTCAAATTCCTTAAATTCACTTCTTTGAAACtgtttaatactatttttagGCCTCATTGCCACTCCCTCACATAAACTTTTCATAAACATTTCAAATATATCACTGTCTCCAAGATTGTCACTATTAACAGTATCCTCggtgttaatagtattatcaCCAGAGTTAAATGAGTATAAGAAAAGATCTTCAAGAGTGTATTGTAATATTGTTAGAAAAGTGTAAGGATCTTTAGCGTCAACTGAGATGTGAACAGGCATATCGCCAGACTCGTTAACAACAATTGGTGAAAATCCTGAGGCCAAGAGACATTTAACTAGGGATATGTCCCTTAATTTACAAACTCGGTGAAGAATCGTACTCTTGCTAAAATCCCGGTCCTTAGTAAATGTTTCCCAGGAAATCTTAGGCTTAAGCCATACAAAAGAAGagattattttatgaaTAGAATTCGAGATAGAGTCACACCCATTAAGCCTTCCGAAACAGTAAGTTTTGTTAGATGCTTCAGACGAAATAGGGTTTACAAGAGTGTTCATCTTAGTATCAGTTTCCTGTGTCATATCAAAAGATTCAACAGACAAAGTATTATTCGAGAAACTCATTcctatataaaataatataccagtgatagtatatatattgtgATAGATTAggaataatatatagtataaataattaactaaataagtaaaataatgtaaaattaaatacaaAGAGGTGGATATGAAGAATTATATGAAGTGGAATACCTTGGGTACCGTCGCTTCCTGATctttttaaatcattttcaaattcgTTAAAACCATCTTTTAACCAGTATTTCAAACTATTTAAGGGAGGTTTAAACACATTTCCCCTCTGTGTAACTCCAATATCAGTACTTTCTAAATGGTCTTTTGCTCCTGAACtcttatatttatttgCTCTTGTATGTATGACTTTGTGCTCAAAATTATCTCTTTTGttcttaaatttgtttaatctGGTATGAAGATCGGTATTTCCTTCAGTTCCAGCTGATTTAGTAAGAGTGCATTGATTTAATGTCTGTGAAAAGCTATGTGTACTGGGACAaagaatatattttaatgatttgtACGCTTTTTGGAATTCGTCAAACTTGTTAAAATAGCACAAAAGTATCCTGTAacatttaataatgtttgGGCGGTAACTTGAGATGTAAACGTTTGAGAATAGAAGATTAATGGGGAAAGTCTTGTCAAAAGTTGAGATTAAATCCACAGTTTCAAGAGGCAGCAAACGTTCGTAACAGTTATCTACTACTTCAGACGACAACTTATGGGCGAGTTTATAAGTAGATACTCCATTCCTCTTACCACCCATTACAACACCATTCTCATTTCTATTACCATTAACTATTGTCTTTGATGATGTAATGTTCAGTTGGGTAACGatgttaaaatgtgtttccTGTTTTGAAATTCTTTGATAAGTACTGCTCAGTGAAGTGTCATCATGGTCCATTTCGACTATTTCATAACTTGTTTCATAACTCAGTTGATTTTCTGTAGCTTTAACAGGATCAACTGACTGTCCAAAATTATCTAGTCTATGtttttttttaaaatctttcCATTGTACCCTGGAAGGTGGCCAGTTGTAAATTTGGTCGTACTTTTGGGAGTAATTTTTGACTGCCGTTTCAAGCTCGTGAGTCTCACCTACAATGAATTTGTAGTGCTCTTCGTACAGATTTTCAACCTCTTTCTGACAATAACCATTCACTAAGTTTCGATCATCGTTTGTAAAACGAGTATTTAAGTATTCTGATAGGGTTTTGTTCGGAGATGAAAGTGGTTTCTTCCCAAGTCTCGCCTTAGTATAATCTATATACTCTGATGATATATACTCAATCCCGTCATTTACATCCATTTCCCCAATGGGAATCTGGTTGAACTCTCTGATAAtggtaaaattttgttttgAAGGAAAATTTGTATCGAAATTTTCGGTAAAAAACTGATCTCCGAACTCGTTTTTATCCCAGCACATAACACTTTGGGCCGAATTTTCCTTCAAGTTATCAATCCAGTCGGAAGAAgcaaatattttagat
The Theileria parva strain Muguga chromosome 3 map unlocalized ctg_530, whole genome shotgun sequence DNA segment above includes these coding regions:
- the hdaC gene encoding Histone deacetylase domain protein; its protein translation is MNNLNDSTSFIPFYRSTCNIHRIILKNDLETLKQILSDERRDCLNDLDHSGRTSLHVSLLTANPKALYLLLYYPLIHPSKIFASSDWIDNLKENSAQSVMCWDKNEFGDQFFTENFDTNFPSKQNFTIIREFNQIPIGEMDVNDGIEYISSEYIDYTKARLGKKPLSSPNKTLSEYLNTRFTNDDRNLVNGYCQKEVENLYEEHYKFIVGETHELETAVKNYSQKYDQIYNWPPSRVQWKDFKKKHRLDNFGQSVDPVKATENQLSYETSYEIVEMDHDDTSLSSTYQRISKQETHFNIVTQLNITSSKTIVNGNRNENGVVMGGKRNGVSTYKLAHKLSSEVVDNCYERLLPLETVDLISTFDKTFPINLLFSNVYISSYRPNIIKCYRILLCYFNKFDEFQKAYKSLKYILCPSTHSFSQTLNQCTLTKSAGTEGNTDLHTRLNKFKNKRDNFEHKVIHTRANKYKSSGAKDHLESTDIGVTQRGNVFKPPLNSLKYWLKDGFNEFENDLKRSGSDGTQGMSFSNNTLSVESFDMTQETDTKMNTLVNPISSEASNKTYCFGRLNGCDSISNSIHKIISSFVWLKPKISWETFTKDRDFSKSTILHRVCKLRDISLVKCLLASGFSPIVVNESGDMPVHISVDAKDPYTFLTILQYTLEDLFLYSFNSGDNTINTEDTVNSDNLGDSDIFEMFMKSLCEGVAMRPKNSIKQFQRSEFKEFEGMSRQSIKTLFDEFLMLFEQLVYRSIKSSSWECLIALLSYNSAITYHLISNPCFMHRFINFATMMNNKDYFINTVNFTLTSLYDNPKSNTVKDSANYKKHNKRNEQSYFKGCGIPHSDVRLSTKETELGPQTYHLGSDSFLSSLIGNYNRSLKPRGDITKTWIITHPTCLHHLAIPEPTDFPNKRYRLIMTYPENPTRLEVIISNDNGLLRSDTLENVKLIHSPPPASMADVLRVHDWAYIDKLLDQVQIAQKRWDTHPYWPVLADGDTPVTPHSWSAALYAAGSVLTAVDAVCTNQCRNAFCAVRPPGHHLGTWGAAQSNSYEDEDFAAGSQGFCLINNVAIGAAYAKYMYASKGIRRIAIVDFDVHHGNGTEQIVRNIGPKNVKVNIDRFNINTEPNLISKEPNNQHIIHKKWFGWRDENDRDEVLFASIHAYDGIFYPGTGYQSIVYQEENRPNIINVAVPEGTTSAEFRLLFETKICPYLYHFKPDLIFISAGFDGHYRDSVSYGFTRYTEKDFNYVTELLVTVANTVCEGRIVSVLEGGYNTKLSTLSPFARSVLEHVTALSNTGRNRKYPFVYGENMLKHLFSPVVKTLESNQKSKNSHSYTIPSLSNSVTNPENCCKLKQMKRNMNAALVLKAYKLKVKTDLLTSKLYSKCSKFCNHKRLLKFDRSNMATKFVFEFYGNVFYSFYSKFFYTLFGVSPTLKPSNISTNNSINNHNTANPINGVITNGGFENSVITYNSLLTSIGKENGRDIVLNSLEDFVVSSLQILDSIYNHLVNTTSTSNNTVNTPDNSDNSFINLEMVNEVKEVESRDLDEVLMNLTAVYHFKESEDLISLNSWAANEKLSALNRNLEIVTRLENFYSKFSYLFDKECLIH